The Pseudomonas sp. SCB32 DNA window TTCGCCGAGTTGCACGTGGCCCACGGTGGACTGCTGTGGGCTGCGTTCGACCCCGCCAGCGCACGCTGCCGGCTGTTCCTCCGCCGTGAAGGGCAGAGCGTCGAGCTGACGCCACCCGGCGCCTCGGTGCGCAGCCGGGTCTACGAGTACGGCGGCGGCTCCTGCTGCGTCACCGCCGATGGGGTGGCCTGGGTGGAAGAGAGCGACCAGCAGGTGCGCTGGCTGCCACTGGCGGGCGCCCCTCGATCGGTCACCCAGCGCAGCGACTGCCGCTATGGCGACCTGCACTACGTCGCCGCCTGGAACGCGTTGCTGGCGGTGGAGGAGGAAGGCGGCCAGGGTGAAGTGCGCCACCGGATCGTTCGTCTCGACGCCGATGGGCACCGCCGGGTGATCGCGGAGGGCGCTGACTTCTATGCATCGCCCGTCGCTGGCGGCCGTGGTGAGCGAGTTGCCTGGGTCGAGTGGGATCGCCCGCACCAACCCTGGACTCGCACCCGCCTGTGCGAAGCCTTCGCTGGCGAGCAGCGTTGCCTGGCCGGGCAGACGAGCCACGAATCCATCCAGCAGCCACGCTATTGCGACGACAGTCACTTGCACTGGTTGAGCGATCTGGACGGTCACTGGCAGCCGTACCGGGAAGGACTCGGAGTTCTGCCGTCCGCGTCTGCCGACCACGCCGGCGCCCCCTGGCAGCTGGGCGGACGCACCTTCCTGCCGCTGGCGGGCGGCCGCCTGCTGGCAACCCGTTACGAAGACGGGCGCGGCATGCTGGTGCTTTATGACCGCAACGGGGAGCGTCGGTTTGCGCCGGAGTACAGCCGCTTCCGTTCCCTGGCCGCGGATGCGCACCACTTCTATTGCATCGCCGCCGCGCCGGACCGCCTGCCGACACTGCTGGCGATCCGCCGCGCCGACGGCTCCACCCAGGTCCTGGCGGGCGGCGAGCGTCCACTGGCCGAAGCCGAGCTGTCCCGAGGGGAGGCCTTCCATTACCCGGTGGGCACCGACGAGTGCGGTCATGGCTTCTTCTATCCACCCCGCGCCTTCTACCCGCCTGACGGCAAGGACTCGGCGCCGCCCTTGGTGGTGTTCCTGCACGGAGGACCGACCTCGGCCAGCTACCCGGTGTTCGACGGTCGCATCCAGTTCTGGACGCGCCGGGGCTTTGCCGTGGCCGACCTCAATTATCGCGGCAGCAGCGGCTACGGCCGGGCCTACCGCGAGCGTCTGCACCTGGGTTGGGGCCAGGTGGAAGTGGAGGACATCGGTGCCGCGCTGGATTTCCTCGCCGGGGCAGGGCGCATCGACCGCCAGCGGGTCTTCGTGCGCGGCGCCAGCGCCGGCGGCTACAGCGCGTTGATGGCGTTGGCACGGCTACCGGGCCTGCGCGGCGGCGCCAGCCTCTATGGCGTCAGCGATCCGCAGGCATTGGCGCAAGTGACCCACAAGTTCGAGGCGGATTACCTGGACTGGCTGATCGGCGACCCGCAACAGGACGCCGAGCGCTACCGCGAGCGCACGCCGGTGCTGCTGGCCGCGCACATCCACGCGCCGGTGATCTTCTTCCAGGGGGACCTGGACGCGGTGGTGGTGCCATCGCAAACCAACGCCATGGTCGACAGCCTGCGCCAGCGCGGCGTGCCGGTGGAGGCCCATCATTACCCAGGCGAGCGCCACGGTTTCCGCCTGAGCGCCAACCTGGCCCATGCGCTGGAGGCGGAGTGGCGTTTCTACCGGGCGCTGCTGGCTGTCTGAAACGTCTGCCAAGGTCGCATTGCAATACCTGACGGATGCAGTAGGCTGCCGGAAATATCCATAACAATAACGACAGAGCGCCCGATGTCTCACGAGCTCAGCCAACTGCGCAAATTCGTCTCGCCAGAGATCATTTTCGGTGCCGGATGCCGGCACAATGTCGCCAATTACGTGAAAACCTTCGGCGCGCGCAAGGTGCTGGTGGTGTCGGACCCCGGTGTACTCGCCGCCGGTTGGGTCGGCGACATCGAAGCCAGCCTGGCCGCCCAGGACATTCCCTTCTGCCGCTACACCGATGTCTCGCCCAACCCGCGCGTAGAGGAAGTGATGCGCGGCGCCGAGGTCTACCGCAGCGAGGGCTGCAACGTCATCGTCGCAGTCGGCGGCGGCAGCCCGATGGACTGCGCCAAGGGCATCGGCATCGTCGCCGCCCACGGCCGCAACATCCTCGAGTTCGAGGGCGTGGACACCCTGCGCGTGCCCAGTCCGCCGCTGATCCTGATCCCGACCACCGCCGGCACCTCGGCGGACGTCTCCCAGTTCGTGATCATCTCCAACCAGGACGAGCGGATGAAATTCTCCATCGTCAGCAAAGCGGTAGTGCCCGACGTGTCGCTGATCGACCCGGAAACCACCCTGACCATGGACCCGTTCCTCTCCGCCTGCACTGGCATCGACGCGCTGGTGCACGCCATCGAGGCCTTCGTCTCCACCGGCCACGGACCGCTCACCGACCCCCACGCACTGGAGGCCATGCGGCTGATCAACGGCAACCTGGTGCAGATGATCGCCAATCCCGGCGACATCGCCCTGCGTGAGAAGATCATGCTGGGCAGCATGCAGGCGGGCCTGGCGTTCTCCAACGCGATCCTGGGCGCGGTGCACGCCATGTCGCACAGCCTCGGTGGCTACCTGGACCTGCCCCATGGCCTGTGCAACGCGGTGCTGGTGGAGCACGTGGTGGCCTTCAACTACAGCGCCGCGCCGGAGCGCTTCAAGGTGATCGCCGAGACCCTCGGCATCGACTGCCGGGGCATGAACCACGCGCAGATACGTCAGCGTCTGGTGGAGCACCTGATCGCCCTGAAGAACGCTGTGGGCTTCCATGAAAGCCTCGGCCTGCACGGCGTCGGCAGTTCCGATATTCCCTTCCTCTCGCGCCATGCGATGCAGGACCCGTGCATCCTCACCAACCCTCGCGAGTCCAGCCTGCGCGATGTCGAGGTGGTGTATGGCGAGGCCCTCTGACGAGCAGCAACAACAGGCCCTGGCCGGGCTGCTCGGCCTCGGCAGCCACTCCGCGCGCAAGAGCCACTACCCGGAACTGGTGGCGCGCCTGGATGAGCTGGAAACCGAGCGCAATCGCTACAAATGGCTGTTCGAGAACGCCGTCCACGGCATCTTCCAGGCCAGCCTGAGCCAGGGCCTGCGCGCCGCCAACCCGGCCCTGGCGCACATGCTCGGCTATGACGACCCGCAGCAGGTGCTGTGGAACCTGCAGGACATGGCAAGCCAGCTGTTTGTCGGCGGCGAGGCGGAGATGCACCGCATCCGCGAGCTGCTGCAGGCGCAGGGCGGGTTGTTCGGCTACGAGACGCGGCTGCAGCGCAAGGACGGCAGTCACGTCGGCGTGTTGATGAACCTGCTGCTCAAGCCGGACGAAGAGGGGCTGGTGGAAGGCTTCGTCGCCGACATCACCGAGCGCATCCAGGCCCAGCAGCGCCTGCAGACCCTCAACCAGGAGCTGGAGCAGCGCGTCGCCGCTCGTACCCGCGAGCTGGAGACGCTCAACCAGCAATTGCGCGAAGCGCGCGACGCCGCCGAGGCGGCCAACCTGTCCAAGGATAAATACCTGGCGGCAGCCAGCCACGACCTGCTGCAGCCGCTGAACGCCGCGCGCCTATTGCTTTCGACGCTTCGCGAGCGGCAGTTGCCAGCGAGCGAACGGCAACTGGTGGAGCGCACGCACCAGGCACTGGAGGGTGCGGAGAACCTGCTCAGCGATCTGCTGGAAATCTCCCGCCTGGACCAGAGCGCGATCCGTCCCAATCCGGAATCGTTGGACCTGGACGAGCTGCTCGGGCCGCTGGCTTCGGAGTTCGACAGCGTGGCACGCGCCGCTGGCCTGCAACTACGCACGCGGGTTCCCGAGTTACGGGTGCGCACCGATGCGCATCTGGTTTCACGCATCCTGCGCAACTTCCTCAGCAACGCCTGCCGCTATACCCAGCAGGGCGGCGTACTGCTGGCGGCGCGCCGCCGTGGCGAGCGCGTGCGCCTTGAGGTCTGGGACACCGGGCGGGGCATTCCGGCGGACCAACTGCTGGCGATCTTCCGCGAGTTCAATCAGTTGGATGTGGGCCGCGCCGCCGAGCGCCAGGGTGTGGGCCTGGGCCTGGCGATCGTCGAGCGCATCGCTGGCCTGCTCGGCTGCGAAGTCCAGGTACGCTCGACGCCGGGCCGGGGCTCGCTGTTCGCCATCGAAATCCCGCTGGCCGATGAACTGCCGGTCCGCCAGGCAGCCCCCACTGCGCCCCGTCAAAGCACGGGGGACCCACTGCCGGGAAGGCGCCTGTTGGTGATCGACAACGAAGAGACGATTCTCTACAGCATGTCGGCGCTGCTCGGCCAATGGGGTTGCGAAGTCCTGACAGCGACCGACCTTGAAAGCGCCGAGGCGGCCCTGGGCTCGCGGGTGCCAGACATTGTCATCGCCGACTACCATCTGGACTACGGCCAAACGGGCTGCCAGGTCGTGAAGGCGTTGCGGGACAAGTACGCAACCAGCATCCCCGCCGTGATGATCACTGCCGACCGCAGCGACGAGTGCCGCAGGGCGCTGCAACGGCTGGACATCCCGCTGCTGAACAAGCCGGTACGCCCCGGGAAGCTGAGGGCCGTGCTCAGTTCGCTGGTGCAAGGGCAGGGGGAGGGCATGCCGGCCCGTTGAGGCTGGCGTACCCGGGTGATCGGCCGGTCGATTCCACCGCCGGTTGCTGCAACCTTCCTCGTCCAGGTGCCGGCGCATCGGACTTTCCGCGTCACTCGCGAACGCGCCCCAAGTGCCGCCGGGAGCGGTGACGCTGTCCTGTTAATCCCCCCTTGTTGGCCGCCAATGCCCTCAGCGCCGAGCCGCGCCTGACTTAACGTTGCTCTCTGCCCATACAACAAGAATCCGTGCCACCACCCGGCGCGGTAGAAGAGGGGAGCACCATGTCGATATCCAGAACACCACTGCTGCCGGCTGCCCTGCTGGCCCTGGTCGGGCTGCTCGGCGGCTGCGGGGATGACGCCCGCCCGAGCGCGCCGGTCCATTCCGCCACCCTGGCCCCGGCCGACAAGGCCCTGGCGAAGATCTACGACACCAGTTGCAAGACCTGCCATGCCAACCCGGCGTCCGGCGCTCCTCAGGCCGGCGATCTGCAGGCCTGGCGGCCACGGGTTGCCCAGGGCGCGGACAGCCTGCTCGACCACAGCATCAATGGCTACAAGGGCATGCCGCCCATGGGGATGTGCATGCAGTGCTCGGAAGACGAATTCCTGGCGCTGATTTCCTTCATGTCCGGTCAGCCCATCCAATAATCACAAGGTGCTCTGATGACCATACAGCTCACTCGACGCCAGCTGCTGCAGCGCGCCGGCGTTGCCGGTGCATTCGCGACACTCTTCACCCACCCGGTCATGGCGCAATTGGCTCGCACTCCACGCCTGATCCCGTGGCGCAACTGGTCCGGCGGGCAGAGTTGCCTGCCGGCGGCGCGCCTGGCGCCACAGAGCCTGGACGAGCTGGTACAGGTCATCCGCCAGGCCGAAGGCAAGGTCCGCCCGGTAGGCTCGGCGCATTCCTTCAGCCCCCTGGTGCCCACCGACGGCACGCTGGTCTCGCTCAGCTACTTCAACGGTCTGCTCGGCCATGACGCCAAGACGCTGCAGGCGGAGTTCGCCGCCGGCACGCCGATGTCGCTCATGGGCCCGGCGCTGAAAGAGATCGGCCAGGCATTGCCGAACATGTCCGACATCGATTACCAGACGCTGGCCGGGGCGATCTCCACCTCGACCCATGGCACCGGCGTCGGCTTCGGCTCCTATTCCTCCCACATCACCGGCCTGCAACTGGTGACGGCCACCGGCGAGGTGCTGGACTGCGACGCCCAGCGCCACCCCGAGGTGTTCAACGCGGCGCGGGTTTCCCTTGGCGCCTTTGGCGTGGCGACCCGGGTTCGATTGCAGAACCGCGAGGCCTACCGCCTGCGCGAGCGGCAGTGGATCGCCAGCACCGAGGAACTGCTGGAAGACGTGGAGAAGAACACCCGCGAGAACCAGCACTGGGAGATGCTGGTGATCACCCATTCCGACTATGCGCTGTCCGTGGCGCTCAACGAGACCAGCGATCCGGCCACGCCACCGCGGGACCCGGCCGAGGAGGGTGGCAACGAATTCGTCGGGTTGATCGAGAAGCTCGACAAGTACGGCAGCGACTTCCCGGCCGCGCGCCGGGCGCTGCTCAACAGCCTGCGCCATATCGCCAGCTTCGACGAGCGCGTGGCTGACTCCTACGCGGTCTACGCCAACGTCCGCAACGTCCGCTTCAACGAGATGGAGTACTCGATCCCCGCCGAGCACGGTCCGGCCTGCCTGCGGGAGATCCTCAAGCTGATCCGCGACAAGGACCTGCGCACCTGGTTCCCCATCGAGTACCGCTACGTCAAGGCCGACGATATTCCCCTGAGCATGTTCGAAGGCCGCGACAGCTGCTCGATCTCCGTGCACCAGCACTACAGCATGGACCACCACAACTTCTTCGCGGCCATCGAGCCGATCTTCTGGAAGTATGCGGGCCGGCCACACTGGGGCAAACTGCACACGCTGAACGCGCGCACCCTGCAGCCGCTGTACCCGCGCTGGAAGGAATTCACCGAGGTACGCCGGGATCTGGACCCCCAGGGCAAGTTCCTCAATGCCCATCTGTCCTCGATCCTGGGCGTGGCCTGACACGGAAGGAGAGTGCATGAATCGACGCAATTTCATCGTCGGCGCCGCCGGGGCAGGGGTCCTGCTCGCCAGTGCCGGCGCCTGGTTGCGCCCGGCCGACAAGGGCGCCCCGTACAGCGACTACTTCGCCCGATTGAACCGCGAACTCAAGGAACACGGGCCCATGCGGCCGGTGATGCTGAT harbors:
- a CDS encoding S9 family peptidase produces the protein MERNDWSAERAVAAAGDFAELHVAHGGLLWAAFDPASARCRLFLRREGQSVELTPPGASVRSRVYEYGGGSCCVTADGVAWVEESDQQVRWLPLAGAPRSVTQRSDCRYGDLHYVAAWNALLAVEEEGGQGEVRHRIVRLDADGHRRVIAEGADFYASPVAGGRGERVAWVEWDRPHQPWTRTRLCEAFAGEQRCLAGQTSHESIQQPRYCDDSHLHWLSDLDGHWQPYREGLGVLPSASADHAGAPWQLGGRTFLPLAGGRLLATRYEDGRGMLVLYDRNGERRFAPEYSRFRSLAADAHHFYCIAAAPDRLPTLLAIRRADGSTQVLAGGERPLAEAELSRGEAFHYPVGTDECGHGFFYPPRAFYPPDGKDSAPPLVVFLHGGPTSASYPVFDGRIQFWTRRGFAVADLNYRGSSGYGRAYRERLHLGWGQVEVEDIGAALDFLAGAGRIDRQRVFVRGASAGGYSALMALARLPGLRGGASLYGVSDPQALAQVTHKFEADYLDWLIGDPQQDAERYRERTPVLLAAHIHAPVIFFQGDLDAVVVPSQTNAMVDSLRQRGVPVEAHHYPGERHGFRLSANLAHALEAEWRFYRALLAV
- a CDS encoding NahK/ErcS family hybrid sensor histidine kinase/response regulator, with product MARPSDEQQQQALAGLLGLGSHSARKSHYPELVARLDELETERNRYKWLFENAVHGIFQASLSQGLRAANPALAHMLGYDDPQQVLWNLQDMASQLFVGGEAEMHRIRELLQAQGGLFGYETRLQRKDGSHVGVLMNLLLKPDEEGLVEGFVADITERIQAQQRLQTLNQELEQRVAARTRELETLNQQLREARDAAEAANLSKDKYLAAASHDLLQPLNAARLLLSTLRERQLPASERQLVERTHQALEGAENLLSDLLEISRLDQSAIRPNPESLDLDELLGPLASEFDSVARAAGLQLRTRVPELRVRTDAHLVSRILRNFLSNACRYTQQGGVLLAARRRGERVRLEVWDTGRGIPADQLLAIFREFNQLDVGRAAERQGVGLGLAIVERIAGLLGCEVQVRSTPGRGSLFAIEIPLADELPVRQAAPTAPRQSTGDPLPGRRLLVIDNEETILYSMSALLGQWGCEVLTATDLESAEAALGSRVPDIVIADYHLDYGQTGCQVVKALRDKYATSIPAVMITADRSDECRRALQRLDIPLLNKPVRPGKLRAVLSSLVQGQGEGMPAR
- a CDS encoding D-arabinono-1,4-lactone oxidase, translated to MAQLARTPRLIPWRNWSGGQSCLPAARLAPQSLDELVQVIRQAEGKVRPVGSAHSFSPLVPTDGTLVSLSYFNGLLGHDAKTLQAEFAAGTPMSLMGPALKEIGQALPNMSDIDYQTLAGAISTSTHGTGVGFGSYSSHITGLQLVTATGEVLDCDAQRHPEVFNAARVSLGAFGVATRVRLQNREAYRLRERQWIASTEELLEDVEKNTRENQHWEMLVITHSDYALSVALNETSDPATPPRDPAEEGGNEFVGLIEKLDKYGSDFPAARRALLNSLRHIASFDERVADSYAVYANVRNVRFNEMEYSIPAEHGPACLREILKLIRDKDLRTWFPIEYRYVKADDIPLSMFEGRDSCSISVHQHYSMDHHNFFAAIEPIFWKYAGRPHWGKLHTLNARTLQPLYPRWKEFTEVRRDLDPQGKFLNAHLSSILGVA
- the ercA gene encoding alcohol dehydrogenase-like regulatory protein ErcA, whose translation is MSHELSQLRKFVSPEIIFGAGCRHNVANYVKTFGARKVLVVSDPGVLAAGWVGDIEASLAAQDIPFCRYTDVSPNPRVEEVMRGAEVYRSEGCNVIVAVGGGSPMDCAKGIGIVAAHGRNILEFEGVDTLRVPSPPLILIPTTAGTSADVSQFVIISNQDERMKFSIVSKAVVPDVSLIDPETTLTMDPFLSACTGIDALVHAIEAFVSTGHGPLTDPHALEAMRLINGNLVQMIANPGDIALREKIMLGSMQAGLAFSNAILGAVHAMSHSLGGYLDLPHGLCNAVLVEHVVAFNYSAAPERFKVIAETLGIDCRGMNHAQIRQRLVEHLIALKNAVGFHESLGLHGVGSSDIPFLSRHAMQDPCILTNPRESSLRDVEVVYGEAL
- a CDS encoding cytochrome c5 family protein; this encodes MSISRTPLLPAALLALVGLLGGCGDDARPSAPVHSATLAPADKALAKIYDTSCKTCHANPASGAPQAGDLQAWRPRVAQGADSLLDHSINGYKGMPPMGMCMQCSEDEFLALISFMSGQPIQ